The Aedes albopictus strain Foshan chromosome 1, AalbF5, whole genome shotgun sequence genomic interval ttcttgggagaattccttgaagaacgcttgaaagaattctcacaGGAGTCCTAGGAAGTATTGCTGTAGCgttgcttgaaagaattcctggaaattggCTGCGTAAATTTGTATCTAAGACTGTGATATCTTCGACAAGAATAGCAAACCAGAAAACTACCGGAAAACACGAGAGTCGTTTATTTCTGttaaataaatagcaataaataaGTTAGTTCATAAATAAATTATCAGCACAACAAATAGACACACATGGATAAGAAGAAATATCACAGGATAGAACGATACACGGAAGTAATCTCAGGTACCAGGTGCGAGCCATCGCATCGGAATGGCTCATCAGCAGGAAAAGTAAAATCTCATCAGTTCACGCATTGGGAAATTCACTGCGGTCTCTGCGCCCCATAGGCCATCTCGTCGGCATCCTTCATAACCAAGTTGTTCTCCAGCTTCTTGGCAAACGAATCGACGAACCCATCGATGGCCCTTGCCCACCCGGAGCTGTACGTGTCCAGATGGTGATGGTGCTCCGGTGGATGTGCCACCACCTCGTACGTCACGTGCTTCTTGTGCAGCAGCTTCTTGATTCCAATCACACTGGCCAGCAGCAGTGCCAACTTGCTGACCAACAGTGCCTTACCGACGAGCAGAGCGATTCCCTTCAGAATCAACGCACCGAGGATGCCCGCCTTCATCACCACAGCCATCAGGATGGCGTGGTAGTTTTTCATCTTTCCACGGCCCTCCTCCAGCAGCTTTTTGGTATCGAGCGAAACGCCAAAGTTCAGCCTGCCGCCCTCGCCGGATGCGACGACCACGTCCGCCGCCCGGAATGCCTTCCATTTGACGCTGCGACTCTGGATGAAGCGCCAGATTTTGTCCGCCACGATGACACTGAGCTTGTGGTCGTCCGAGCTGGCCGAACGGCTCAGGACCGAGAGCTCCTCTGGGTCGTCCGCTATGGGGTCGTTGGTTCTGTTTCGGTTGTTGGGATGGAACGATACAAATGGAAAATTTGAATGATATTGATTTCCACAGTGGGATGCGAATTTGATTTGCAGATTTTGGGTTCGACAGGTGCGCACGGAGGTGGGGTTGATATGGGTCGGACACCATGGGGACATTGGTATGTGTGCGTTAATCTGATTGGAAATGTTCAACTTTTACTGAACGGGAACGACCCTCATTTGAACAATTACCGCAAAATGAGGCGACATTTGTGTAATTTTGTATACACAGCGAGCTCCAGCTCAAAATACAGCatatattcaattatttttctaatcTACCGATCGTATGAATTTATAATTAAAACATTGTTGCCGTGTTCGGACGTTTTCTTCTGGAAGAACAAGGGAGTAGAATTCATACTACACTGATAAGGGTTTGCTCATCTCATGACATGTCGTGTTCTTCCCAAGCCCGTGGACAAGGAGGCGCGGGGGGTTGATTGTTAACTCCCCCCCTGCATTATCgatgctccatacactaggcgcccctccgccttttgcagaAATTGGGAAAatcccctcccttggcgccacttctgtgcacgggccaggTTCTTTTAATTAGTTTATTTTATTTCGTCTAATTGGACAAATCaatcgatcaaatctgactatgcagctcctccgtgattgatctgagctggtaccaattgcactgagatccaatagggctgggacactccacttattctcaaaatgcaatttaagcagctcatgcactttttatcaataacggcgctggccacgtccttatagtcagttgggaagggaaaggaatgttagagtgtgctggttgttgctactaaagaccgagagcacttctgcatccccacaaccagcacagataggggtatttgttagatggaaaggatggtagatcaccgttgggtcggtgatgcgatgcatggataggggatatttatagtgtttgtaaggcgatagattgtgtggtgattactatgaaggacgagcagcacagttcgctttggttgcataacttgtaggcgttatatacactgtgctgtgggaaGTTGTAAGGAAGGGAAACAAATttttgcaattggcttctttagcggtgttgagataattccatattcggaatctgcatgccaaactgagccgaaatccaaattttcatgaattttggtgcccgggaacctatttaaaaatcaatttgaagtttgtatgggagcgatttgtcggatcacccctcgtcgcattttgtactgggcggagctgtcaagcagttgctcagctgtcaaaatgtgatttcgaaaaatctctttgaaattggttttgggcaccaaaataaagttctaaaaatctgaaaaaaatcatagtggctcagaaaaagatgctctttcgtatgaaatcgaaaAAACAATTCATttgtctaaatttaaaaacccaattcgtttctggttctagcgatggctatgaacatatgaatatacaagagttgtatatgtaaagagagagagatacaaagtaggatgaaagggatgggccagggattgaacccatgaccttctgcatacgaataagaagcggtagccactagaccaccaagcccgtcgtctTATTGGACAAAACTGATTTATTTACCCAATTTTTATCAACATTTTTCTGATTTTTCGACCGTACATTCAATTTTTCTAGAACGCTAATAAGCGTGGTTGAGTTTTGATACAATAAGACTTGTAGTCGTTTAAAAACAGGGTTTCAGATGTTATTACCCTTCTAAGAAACCCGGAAGTTCCATCAGAATCCGGAATAAGAATAGGAGGCAGCTTGCTCATTCTCgtatatgtttaggagagtgagttagACAAaataaaaagctggctccgctaatgaagGTGACCATCTTAGATGTAAATGCTATCGTAGATCATCTTGCTGCGGCTGTCACCTAAAATGGATGAGATTGTAGGaatttatcaagccggcttcatcgacggccggtcgacaatgaacCAGACCGTCACCGttctga includes:
- the LOC109403606 gene encoding uncharacterized protein LOC109403606, whose protein sequence is MKVIRFLLLCVLVAATCANPAVDNGSPINHATPNAASKSTLEESFVKHLGVKCTQKDNSSCVMLKLVNYMNRILKKSSIALGDSVELTQTRTNDPIADDPEELSVLSRSASSDDHKLSVIVADKIWRFIQSRSVKWKAFRAADVVVASGEGGRLNFGVSLDTKKLLEEGRGKMKNYHAILMAVVMKAGILGALILKGIALLVGKALLVSKLALLLASVIGIKKLLHKKHVTYEVVAHPPEHHHHLDTYSSGWARAIDGFVDSFAKKLENNLVMKDADEMAYGAQRPQ